From Octopus sinensis linkage group LG14, ASM634580v1, whole genome shotgun sequence:
aaagatcttgaaatagaaatcagcaaaatgtggaacctgaaaactaaaacaatacctgttgtcataggtgccctgggaatgatagcaaaagataccaggaaactccaaaatggcagaaattcaaaagatagtgctcatgagaactgctcatatcctgcgcaaaatactttctatgtaatctcaagttttaaaacaaacataattttcatatgatttttttagacattcactagtacaacactaaatacaaaaccaaatatatgacacactaggcataacaacaacatgaacttccagcttgttgtctcttgaggtctctgggtgagacttggaggcaacttgtacaaatgtaaagcaaaagtcaaacatagaataataataataatttaacatctgctttccacgctggcttgggtcggatggtttgactgagaactggcaagctgggaggctgcaccaggctccaatctgatctggcaaggtttctacagctggatgcccttcctaatgctaaccactccaaggtagtagtgggtgctttttatgtgccactggcacaggtgccatttaggcagcactggcatcaaccaaaactatgatttcacttggctcaacaggtcttctcaagcacagcatattgccccacgattgaagggtacttttaaatgggccagttatgcaacactggcatcaatgataataataatggtttcaaattttgccacaagagcagcaattttgggggaggggactagtcaattatattgaccccagcgtttcactggtacttaatttatctaccctgaaaagatgaaagccaagttgatcttggtggagtttgaactcagaacatagtgacagacaaaatatggctaggCATTTcatccggcctgctaacgattctggcagttcgccaccttgaataataataataataataataaaatggtttgtcacacatattgagaagagcatttttgctgggattttctttctttttccccttttccttttgattttaattttttcttttatttggtttgcttttcctgttcctttttctctttttttctctcacaaaATTTGACTTTAGTgcatttattttaatggcctagtgtgtttctttgccctaggtgttgggaagacacttagcaaaaaatggaagcaaaactgaaataataataataataataattataatgtcttcaagttttggcacagtggcagcaatttcaggagaggatctaagttgattacattaaccctagtgctcaactagaatttattttatcaactcagaaagatgaaagtccaagttgacctcggtagaattgaacataaatatggataaaatgcctctaagcagtttgtccagcagattctgccagttcatggctgtaataataatcctttcagctatagacacaaggcttgtGAGTGGGGCTCGTCAATTAATTAACCCCTATGCTTAACTggaacctattttatcaaccctgaaaggataaaaagcaaagtcaaccttcgtGGCTTTGCCTTAATAAAATCTCATCTTTGCCAATATTAATTGCTGTAAAAGTTGTTTTCTGCAAAATGTTAATTTCTTTCGACTAAATTGCCATCTATAATTCTAATTTGTCTATTCTTCAGAAGTGACGATGTGTTGCGACATCATATGGTAACACAAAGTGATGGTCTGTTCTATCTGGACAAACAACCCTACCCGTATCTCGATTCTATCGTACTTTACCACAGAAAGCATAAACTCCACGGTATCAAATTAACACAACAGGTAAATCTTTAACCTTTCTTCCTGATTactttcaaacattttcatttattaatgttcttcttgttgtttagACTCAGGTTATTCCTAATCTAGGAGCCAttttgatcaaaagtattcctatTAGACCATTCTGTCGTTCATCAAGAGATAGTGAATCCATGATCaatacattccagccatgaccaatcTTTCAATTCAGAAAGGCTGTCATTTGGTTTCTGTTGTTGTCTGATTCAACAAGCCTATGATTAAAACTATTCCAAATGCATCTCTcctatcttttattcaggcatagtgtatctaggaataTATAGCCTATTTTGTAGCTGTCAGTGTTAGTGTGTCCCAACTGTGACCAAAAATTTCTCTTTCCAGAGTTTAACCAGGATCACATTACTCAATATGGCCTTCCTTTTTATGTTTGTAGGTTTTGATTTGAGGGAGTTTTAGCTGTTACTTCTAGCAATTTGAGCAACTTCTAAGAAACAAGTTGACTTGTAATGTTTGGATGAAAAGTTTATGTAAATAGTGAGATTTGTTGATCTTAGCAAATATTTCCTCTGTTTTCAGGCTCCGCTGAGTGCCAGAATTGTGAAATGCTTTGCTGCAAGATTCGCCGCCAACAATGGCAACATTCTGCCTCAAGAAActgaagataaaaacaaaatgtttgaaGAGACATTATCTCGTTTGTaaaggaaaatgtgtgtgtgtgtgtgtgtgtgtgtgtgtgtgtgtggtgtgtgtgtgtgtgtgtgtgcacgcgtacaTTAGCGTTAAAGAAATTCTTTCTACTTAATCTGTattcttaattaaaattattttttcacttgtttgttgtttattatttcagTTGATCAACgccttaacatacacacacatgcaataccaTTATATACACACTGCACTTGATCAACACCAAGtggatatatatttgtaggtcattaccaataccatatatataccaGTTGGCCAacaactagtgtgtgtgtgtgtgtgtgtgcgcgcgcgcgagcaATGCGTTTAAATTCAAATTCTCAGTTTTGTGTGCCTATTAAGAAAAAAAGTTCTTATTGTacagttatctccctttctctacTCTCccgagaaagaagaagagattaTCGATGTGAAAAGTGTAAATAAATGGCAACTGTAACCAGCTTGTCGCCGTCGTCACAGTCAATCGACTCATACAGCTCCATTAAAATAGGGGGGGGGGCGAGTTACTATGGAATGTGTCAGAGCTtaaagaacatttcagagtgttgtCGCATGAGACGGGAGACAACAAAAAGATGTCAGAGGAGAAACCtgtaaaaattcaaaacaaaccGCCCAACCAATAGCATCACTTAACCAAACTGCATCccaccggtgtgtgtgtgtgtgtgtaaaaattccGTCTCATGATGCAATGTAATGGGGAATTACGATAAGTACTGAGGCTGGATTACCATTAAAATTCTGATTTCAACTGCAACTAAAACAAGAGTGGTGCTTTGGCTGTCGAGCAGAGAATGGCTACAAGTGGTTCATCATAGATGCTTATTGGGAAGACAAAAATGAACAAGCAAAATGTGAGGAATTACTTTAGAGCGTGgaatttaaaattcaaacataGTTTCAGGGATTAAGAAATAAGTCTGGGAGAAGTTTCACGCATTATTTCTTAATCCCTTATTTACTCGAACGATTCTACAATTATAACCGGTTGACTTATGGCCTTTCTAAAATATGGAGGAGGAAAGGAGCTTGCCATTCGGTGTCAACAACTGGGGATTGTTTCCCTTTGGCTATCGATCACAAGTGATCCTATTATCTTGTGGGTTCCAGTAGGCCAGCAGGAATTTCTTGAAATGCAAGAACGGTCCGAAGACCTCCGTTCTGGAGTTAAGGATATTCCCCGGGTCGAGGGAGTCCTTTAGAATCCTTCCACTATACATAGTTTACAACGTATGGAGGAGCCTAGATTTTCGAGGATTCTCCATGCTATTGTGTATGGAATCGCTTCGTCTTTCAGCTGCCATATATGGCTGCCTAGTGACGTAATGTATCGCCATAAAGCTAAGCGCTTTGTGGACGTGAAACCCAGGGCAATCCCATAAAGaggccttatctaactttatttatattatatacttctctataacttagagtgtcctttttttttctcggATTTATGGTTTACCGACGATCCATCTCGCTCCCTGGCCAGTGTTTTACAAAGACCACGTGGTTTGTGTTAAATAGCTGACCAGCAGGCCACGCTTATACATATTACGGAAACACTTGGTCTCTCATGAATATGAAACGTTTTGACCTTGACTACACCACTGAGAATATACCTATACCATCTAATGAGCTGTAGCCTCGAATACTGCTAGAAGAAATGATGGACATAATAAAGTGAATGAGCTgtcagaaacgctagcacgccgagtgaactgcttagcggtattccgtctgccgttacgttctgagttcaaattccgccaaggttgacttcgccttttatcctttcggagtcgataaattaagtaccagctacgcactggagtcgatgtaatcgacttaatccgtttgtccgtccttgtttgtcccctctgtgtttaactccttgtgagtagtaaagaagtaggtatttcgtctgtctttacgttctgagttcaaattccgctgagattgactttgtctttcatcctttcggggtcgattaaataagtaccagttacgcactggggtcaatgtaagagacttaatcccttcgtccctgttttccccctctatgtttatcccccagtgggcaataaagaaataaattaggtgaatgagatggaaagccttctaCTACGACCTAGCCACGCCATTCCCGGAGAGCAACACCTATGGGATCAAATCTAGGAAATATCCAACCCAAGATCAAGGACCTTGAGGCCTTTGAAGCCGACCTACAAGGCATCCTTTCCAAGCTAAAATTCCATAAGCCCTCTTGTTTCTTCCAACGTAACCTCGGTGCCAACATCAGATTGCTAAGAAACTCGGATAGACCCCTAACCTTTTCGGATAAGactacaataaaataatattacacaGAATTATAGGCGCACTTCCCCACCACACATACAACATCAACTGTGAAGCCAAACAATTAACCAACGACTTAGATATAGCTGAAAGGGTAGAGATCTTAGATAAAAGGAACACCTTTATTACCATCAAAGATAATAAACCAAACTTTGCCTCAAACCTTAAATGCCGCCTGATTAATCCGGCCAAATCCGAGATCGGTTTAGCGAACAAGTATATATTGAGAAACATCAATAACGACATAAGAAGAGCCACCAACCTTTCGCTATGGTGTAGCACCAACGAGGTGATTGCATGGTTGAATACCAACAAGGGGAGGGGGCAGAGCAAAATTCACCCAGGTTGAAAGTCGATTTTTACCCATCTATATCAAAAGGGTTACTGGTCATGGAGCTTTCCTTTGCTAAGAGCTTCACTGAAGTTAACGACAGAGATATAGAAGTCATTATGCACGCCAGGAACGCAGTACTATTCAATAACGGTTCGACCTGGGTCAAGCAATCCGACCCCGCGGGCTCCTTTGACGTAGCGATGGGGTCCTATGACAGCGCTGATATATGTGACGTCATGGAGTTGTATATCACTGATACCCTTAAGAGAAAGTTCGCCTCTGTCCTCTTTGGTCTCTACAGAGATGACGCCCTGGCCATCTTTAGAGAAGCAAAAGGGCCTACCCCAGACAGGCTTAGGAAAGATCTAATTAGCACACTTGGATCTATGGGACTGAAAATTACCTTCGAGACCAATCTCACCCCGCGGACTTCTTAAGACGTCACGCTCGACTTGGGCTCCGGTACACAAGGGCCCTATCGCCAAATGAGAGGCTGACGTACATCAGCACAGCCTCCTGTCACCCACCCATTGTATTCAAAAACCTGGTGAAGAATGTTAGCAATAGGATCACGAACCTTTCCTCCAGTCAAGAGATTTTTTTGATGCAGCAGCCTCCTACTACAACGAGGCTCTAGCTGCTACCGGATTTAGGGACCGCATATCCTACATGCTGGGCCCCAACATCCGTAGAAGTATCGCAGAAATATCATTTGGTTTGTCCCCACCCTTCTCTCTTAACGTAGAAACGTCTGTAGGTAGGATATTCCTTAAGTTAATAGATAAACATTTCACAGGTTCACATAGGTATAGACACATTTTCAACAGGCACAACCTTAGGGTCTCTTTTGGCTGTGCCCCCAATGTTAAGAGCGTTCTAGTTAACACCCCTGGACCACTAGCGGAAGCAACATGCTCATGCATGGACCACAACAGATGCCCAGTGAGAGGCCACTGCGAACCCATCAGCAGCTTGCCCAACGGCTACTGCAGTAGCAAGCTCCACGGTTGCAATAGTCTCAGCAGCAGAGACACGAATAGAACcagcgatagcaacaacaacaacgacagcatcgCCAAACGGAATTAGCCATTGATGTCTATAACAGCAGTGACAGCAGCTCCATCAACGATGACgaccatagcaacaacaacagcaccattaCCAACCCCAGTAGTGACGGGAGAGACACCATCGTCAACACCCGACCACGGAGATGCATCGGTTGCTCCGGTAACACATTCAAGCAACGCCTCTCCAACCACGGATCCTACTTCAGAAGGCCGGCCAAGTTTTTAAAGTACTGATGTAATCATTAGCAGGAAAGGAACCTACGTGATCGTCTTATTGTTGACAGAGCGGAACGTCAAGGATGTAACAGCAAGAGAGGAATGCTCCAACTCTCGGCTGGCAAAggaaaatgaagtgccttgctgaaGGATACAACGCACCTTATGATTATGAGCTCAGCTCCATAACCACAAGTCACGTACCTTCGCACAGAAATAgacaaatcttcttcaaatcgcagtcgtgtgtgcgtgtgaaggaGACAGACTCCTGGGTGGTAGCTAACCCTGCactaaatagcagccaaatctttgtgCGAGTACCCGCCGcttgtgttgctttgtttacatccctataacttgaCTGAGGGTCAAAAAGAGATCAATAGTACAAGCACTTAAAGTTTAGGTATATTTGCGGATATGTGAtggagattttggctgctatttcttgcagccaaatttccctcaagttCACGACTAAAcctttgaaggcagtgctccagagtggctacattctaatgactgaagcgcGTGCAAAAGATATACAGATTTGGGAGAAACCTAATAAATGGCTGCATCGAAAAAATTGTTTGATGGAATGATTTCCGCCGCGTGACACGGACACTCGTTTAACACTGTCAGGAATGTGGGAAACTGGGAATCGAGTCATTGGAAACGACCATTCACGACGCTATTCTCAAGAATTTCTATCATAAAAGAAATCAAATTGAAATGCCATTCCTGCCTCGCCAAGTTGCCTTTCAGCTCTAATTCAATAGAATTGTTCCAACAACAACCATATTATCTTTATGTATAATGCAGCCATCAGTAATAGGCTGGGATCCGAAGGTATTTCACTGCTATATCTAACGCATATGGTTGTTCTTCTAATCCAGCTGACATATAATCAATGACATTCCAGTTGTGGCCAtcctatatttcattcaaatatcaAGTATAGCTAAGACGAACGtccccttcattttttttttttttcaagatgtgatttgagcgacatttcatttctatttctgatttgtCGAGGGACCAGATAAAAGCACCTCCATTATTTCAGTCGTTTCCATTGAAAGATGCTTTTTGTGGATCACTTTACCGGTCAACAGTTGTTAACGACACGAGGCAAATAAAGTAGAACAACgagtaaagggaaataactccaggCACAACTAAAATCCATTTGGGTGTCATCCAAAATTGCGGCTTTAAAAATCAGATTTCATAAAACTTGAACGATGGTAGTTTTAATAGGTGTTAGATAAGACTagcaatgaaatatataaatctattatcaaatatataaactaaatatcaaacaaaatgctgAAGTTTCTGTTATATCTTGAGATGCAGTCATCATTTTGTTGATCTTTTTGAAAAGGAATAAACAAAAAATGCCTCCCTCCTGaataaaaatttttcaagaaaagtcaagaatttataaacttttaagGAAACATGAATTCTTTATGGGAATTTGATCTTGAAACGCATTAATGCTTTACATAACAGATATGGGGTTCGTGTCCCACGGGCAGCTTTCAACTTTTTTGTATGCAAAGGGATTCTTCAGcctaatatttacatgttattatttatgtattccaATTCCTAAAAGGAATTTTTCCTGTCAAGAAAATTTATTTGTGGACATATTAAATATTCAACACTTAATTCTTAAAACCCGAATTCCTCGACAATCAATATCATTTctgataaaaatatttctcttttttaaaagaatttattccATAGTCAGAAGGGACAGTACTCACGGCTCTTTACATGGCTTCTCAGACTTGGATGGCAAGCGGGTAAGAATCCTCAAATGGACATCTGAACTACGTTCTTGGAACGGATGAGCACCCAACAACCAGGTACAAGTGTGAAATCTGGTGACAGGTTAAATCTATCACTCAAGCAGTCCACGGTGGGGTTCGAGGCCAGAATTCAAAGAACCGGAACAACTACTGTAAGGTATCCCATTTAATAATCTAGAGTTTCCACAAATCACCCatccagaaagaagaaagacaaagttgacctcgatcaGATTTCCTCATTTTGGACATTCACACAAAATCTCTGTCTACTTTAAATACATTCTTGATCTGTTGATTGTGCTAGACAGTACTTCACAGAGGAGGTCTgttaagactgaaacatgtccagAGTTGTCACTATTTACCATTTTAGATTCTAGCATTCTCTTGCCAATATTTGTCACTAATACAATTGGCATCCTTTTTCAACATGACTGTAATTTCAATTGGTTTAAATTCTCCTTAGTTTTTGATTATGATTAAGTACTAATGGTCTTGCTAATTACTAATTATCATTCAAAAATTATTGTTAGAAAcagtatagacagacagatcgaaTAATTGAGAGTTTCTTTGGAAAATTGGTTAAATGTCATTAAATTGATTCAGTGAAATAATGCTACAAATAAACTAAATCTACGAAACCTGTCTGGactgttgaaatatttttgatgGTGTCCATGTGAAAGTGAGACTGACCGGGCAGCAGTGTGCCTTGAACCAGGATCGGAGGATAGGGTTCGTCGAAGCAGGCAGAGCTTTTGCATATTATGGTGTAGCAATACTTTTAGTTCTAATGATTTAATTCGCTATTTTGCAGCAATCGCTGACCAGAGTTCTGTAGAACTAGTGGCTTAATTGATTATAAGGAAAACAGTAATCAATTctacatatttaaacataattagtTTGATCTCAACAAAAACTGCTCAAACTTCAATAAAAACCAAACAACTTTGAGTACAAATTGACAGAAGCTGTGGCGAATTTTCTGTGAGGATCATTTCAAAAGGAATTAATTGGTTGAGTTgtttagagcatcagacaaactCTTGTGTGGAATTTCTGTCACTTTCATCCGTTCTAAGTTCAGATCTTATCAAGGTCAACTTTCTTCTTTGTGGAAGGGAGATCTGTGGAATCACTAGATTATTAAATGGGACACCTTACCGAATTCTGGGCTTGAACCCCACCATGGACTGCATGAGTGATAGATTTAACCTGTTACCCGATTTCTAACTTGAGCTattagaggatgtgcagattagttatggttcagttcagtccattatcattgaagatttgggtgtgagacacatgtctgccaagtttgtgccaaaactgttcTCATGTGatcaaaaagacacttgggtttcagttgcacaagatcttgattgtgtcaagaactatgaaaacattttgaaaactttgcttaggcctctgagcaagcatcgccaagcttttggcaaaatttgatgcagatttctCTGCTCagttttctctgtcatggtcaatgtgacgatcacacgctacacacgttccttccaagcactgctaaaaacagcagaagagagctagaacgttaaagctTAGTGCACTTGCACAgcagagttgaaggtcaatcGGCTTCACTCTACGTGCTTTAggttcgttactatggcaacggtccggatatttattgatcaaaccatgtatatataaatatatatatagtgcattaaataatttattgaatacCATAGCTTCTTCTGGAGAGCCAGTTTCCTGGATTCTCAGGTGTATGTACTCCCCACTGGACAGAAAGCCAACCCACCACAAtaatcatttttgtcagctgcaTTCTGATTCAGCCGAGCGGCCATTCATAATATCAGTATTTTATCTGCAGGTTCCCATGTTGGGGACGAGAAATCTAATCTAAGCGTGTGGCTGGTTGTAAGTACACACTATTGATATGGTCCAAGAGGTCCAAAATGCATCTGGCGTTCTTGTTAACTCTGCTGGGACGATTTtcgtttatatattgtatattgtatatattgttatatattgtacTTTTAAACATAGCTCATCCATAAGAGATGCCAGCTCAGACGAATTTTGCAGTAGCTTGCCTTTCaatgatgtatttacattaagtatgatacataaatagatgtgtgtgtgtgcgtgttattgtAATTAATGGGTTAACCGGTCAAAGCTTCGAagtcatcatcaataatattcttgtttaagaattaacataattaaaggataaaatcaggaaaaattaatgaattttatcagtggccagctgataaaaaacattttaggtaaactccatatatagatatgtagttatatagaatataatattaataaagggCACAGAAACCACTGTGCCTATATGCTAGAAAGAGATGCTAACTATGTCCAAAATTCACTTCAATATAGGCAGGGAGAAAGTGGGAAAAGTGGACAAACCAAACAATTCACAAAATAATTCAGATAATCCTAGATTGATCAATTTCAGAAGAAGTATAAGAACTGTTCCTTCATCAGTGGGTTATACCACGAATTTCATAGACCACCTCAACACGTGTGTATTTGGTCAGAACAGTGCAGAAGTAAATAAACTGTCCCGAAGTGAATGAAATACATCTAAacataattaaaagataaaaccaaaacataattaagggataaaatcattaaaaattaatgaattttatcagttgccagcatataaaaaaatcttttaggTAAAAtccctatatagatatatagttatatagaatataattataattaagggcacagGATCTCACTATGCTAGAAAAAAGACGCCAACTACATCCAATCACCACAAGATTCACTTCAATACACACAAGTAGAAAGCGAGAAAAATGGACATTCActtgtgggcagtacttgtcagcagaATCTTCTGGAATtctttgagacatggttctcttgGGATGTTGTcttgatgtttctgacatccctttttttaaTCACACCTAggacacctacaataacaggaacaattttgctttaagatgccatatcttttgtatttcaattttcatgtctttatatttactaggTTTGTCATATTcttttacagatatttttttttactacaagtAGTTTCTTccatgtctttaataattatgtctggtcaatTAGCCTGGCtcattctgtcagtgttgactggaaaatacCAGAAgatggtgacatttttaccttcaataaCTGGcccaggatgatgttcatacaaGAAAGCAAGAGAGACAAGTTTacgtattttccaatgtaaatactgacgAATTTTCTATTCGCTTAGTGTCGGTAAAAGACATCGCGAAACAGAATGGTCTATTATTTCATCGAATGTATCGCAGAACCTGCATTCCTTGTTGAGCAGTTACAACTTTAGCGGTAGTCATAGCGTAGTCACATAATGCTCACAGATCGAAATTCGCCtccagtttctttttctttctgtagtTGTTTCCCGGTATACCTGTTTAGTGATGTTTTAAACTCAGTGACTAATTTGCTCCTTTTTGCGTCCCTTCGTGGAAAGTCGCTTTGTTTGGTTTTGCGTTGCTCGggacatgtttgtgcgtgtgtgtgtgggtgtgtgtgcattatttatGTTGCTTATAAAGATTAaaatgtgcacatgtatgcatgaacagttgcatgtatacataaataataaattttacgtACTTACTGTGTatttggtgtggtggtgttgttattgttgttgttattattattatcattctaccaaggtcaactttgcctttaatcgtttcggggttgataaattaagtacccgtaaTACCCGTAATACACAGAGGGAAATGCAATCGACAagtctccccacccccacccaaactccaggccttgtgctttcagtagaaaggattatcagtaCTCTGGTCGAATTGTTAGcatggtgggcaaaatgcttagtagtatttcgcctgccgctacgttctcagttcagaAATCTGCcgagatcgaatttgcctttcacccttttggggttgataaattaagtagcaaccAAGCACTGGGGCTCGATGGGACCAACTattcccctcctccaaatttcaggtcttgtgcctgtagtagaaaggattattatcattatcattattattattattattattatattgtttaacACAGCAATTTTCTTGGAGAATGTAACAAAATGTCAACTGCATCACAACCAGTAGACCAAAAGCTGATACTCTTCATTCACATTTCGAAACTCTGCGAAGGATTCGTGCAGGTCCAAGTAACAC
This genomic window contains:
- the LOC115219199 gene encoding uncharacterized protein LOC115219199, producing MGVGLTKRKTLTINERTNLSRINPISFGKYEAEMALKDTSPGTYLMYKDYESNQIYLSVRSDDVLRHHMVTQSDGLFYLDKQPYPYLDSIVLYHRKHKLHGIKLTQQAPLSARIVKCFAARFAANNGNILPQETEDKNKMFEETLSRL